A genomic stretch from Arachis stenosperma cultivar V10309 chromosome 3, arast.V10309.gnm1.PFL2, whole genome shotgun sequence includes:
- the LOC130969385 gene encoding hexokinase-1-like codes for MGKIAVGATVVCTAALCAAAVLVVRHRMKSNGKWGRAVAILKEFGEKCETPDWKLRQVADAMDVEMHAGLASEGGSKLKMLISYVDNLPSGDEAGLFYALDLGGTNFRVLRVHLGGKEKGVINQEFEEVSIPPHLMIGSSEGLFDFIASALAKFVNSEPEEFHPPPGRQRELGFTFSFPVRQTSIASGTLIKWTKGFNIEDVVGEDVVGELTKSMQKIGLDMRVSALVNDTIGTLAGGRFYNQDVIAAVILGTGTNAAYVERANAIPKWHGPLPKSGDMVINMEWGNFRSSHLPLTEYDVALDAESLNPGEQIFEKLISGMYLGDIVRRALLKMAEEADFFGDTVPPKLRVPFILRTPDMSAMHHDTSPDLKVVGNKLKDILEISNTSLKMRKIVVELCDIVATRGARLSAAGILGILKKTGRDTVKAGEKQKAVIALDGGLFEHYTKFRACLESTLNELLGEEAAKTIVIEHSNDGSGIGAALLAASHSQYLGVDEN; via the exons ATGGGCAAGATTGCAGTGGGAGCTACAGTCGTGTGCACGGCTGCCCTTTGTGCGGCGGCGGTGTTGGTAGTGCGCCACCGGATGAAGAGCAACGGGAAGTGGGGTCGCGCTGTGGCCATACTGAAGGAGTTTGGGGAAAAGTGTGAGACCCCAGATTGGAAGCTGAGGCAGGTGGCTGATGCCATGGATGTTGAGATGCACGCTGGTCTCGCATCTGAAGGTGGCAGCAAGCTTAAGATGTTGATCAGCTATGTCGATAATCTCCCATCTGG GGATGAGGCAGGGCTCTTTTATGCTCTGGACCTTGGTGGCACAAACTTTCGTGTCCTTCGTGTACATTTAGGTGGAAAAGAGAAAGGTGTCATCAACCAAGAGTTTGAAGAAGTTTCAATTCCTCCTCATTTGATGATTGGTTCTTCTGAA GGACTGTTTGATTTTATAGCATCTGCTCTTGCAAAGTTTGTTAATTCAGAACCTGAAGAATTTCATCCTCCCCCTGGTAGACAACGAGAACTGGGCTTTACATTCTCATTCCCTGTGAGGCAAACATCAATTGCATCTGGGACTCTAATAAAGTGGACTAAGGGTTTCAATATTGAAGATGTG GTTGGGGAAGATGTCGTGGGAGAACTAACCAAGTCGATGCAAAAAATTGGCTTGGATATGCGAGTTTCAGCTCTA GTTAATGATACCATTGGAACACTAGCTGGAGGCAGATTCTACAATCAGGATGTCATTGCTGCTGTGATCCTTGGTACAGGGACAAATGCAGCATATGTGGAACGTGCAAATGCTATTCCAAAATGGCATGGCCCTCTCCCGAAATCAGGAGACATG GTTATAAACATGGAGTGGGGTAATTTCCGATCCTCACATCTTCCTCTAACAGAATATGATGTAGCTCTAGATGCTGAGAGCTTAAACCCTGGAGAGCAG ATATTTGAGAAGTTGATTTCTGGTATGTATTTGGGGGACATTGTAAGGAGAGCTTTATTGAAGATGGCTGAAGAAGCTGACTTTTTTGGAGATACTGTTCCCCCCAAGTTGAGAGTTCCTTTCATACTCAG GACCCCTGATATGTCAGCAATGCATCATGACACATCTCCAGATCTCAAAGTGGTTGGAAACAAATTGAAAGATATATTAGAG ATCTCTAATACATCTCTCAAAATGAGGAAGATTGTTGTGGAGCTCTGCGACATTGTTGCCACACGTGGGGCACGTCTTTCTGCGGCTGGTATTTTGGGCATCCTGAAGAAAACAGGAAGAGACACCGTTAAGGCTGGGGAGAAGCAAAAGGCAGTGATAGCACTGGATGGAGGATTGTTTGAACACTACACTAAGTTCAGAGCTTGCTTGGAGAGTACATTGAATGAGTTGCTCGGAGAAGAGGCAGCTAAGACTATTGTGATTGAGCATTCTAACGACGGCTCTGGCATCGGGGCTGCTCTCCTTGCAGCATCTCACTCCCAGTATTTGGGAGTTGATGAGAACTGA
- the LOC130969619 gene encoding probable 3-hydroxyisobutyrate dehydrogenase-like 1, mitochondrial, whose product MPLPLSQLRLISIPQVIARRYMASSAAAEPISPSNTRVGWIGTGVMGLSMCSHLIRAGYMLTVFNRTPSKAQPLLKMGAHQADNPLSLASNSDVVFSIVGYPSDVRAVLLDPHSGALAGLRPGGILVDMTTSEPSLAVEIAAAASSKSCHSIDAPVSGGDRGAKNGTLAIFTGGEESVVKRLQPLFSLMGKVNYMGGSGKGQFAKLANQITIASTMVGLVEGMVYAHKAGLDVGLYLDAISTGAAGSKSLDLYGQRILKRDLGPGFYVNHFVKDLGICLKECQNMGISLPGLALAQQLYVSLRAHGEGNLGTQALILVLERLNNVSLAPAIASS is encoded by the coding sequence ATGCCACTGCCACTCTCCCAACTCCGCTTAATCTCAATTCCACAAGTTATCGCCCGCCGCTACATGGCCTCCTCCGCCGCTGCCGAGCCCATAAGCCCATCCAACACCCGCGTGGGCTGGATAGGTACGGGCGTCATGGGCCTCTCCATGTGCTCCCACCTCATACGAGCCGGCTACATGCTCACGGTCTTCAACCGCACCCCTTCCAAGGCCCAACCCCTCCTCAAAATGGGGGCCCACCAGGCCGATAATCCCCTCTCCCTCGCCTCCAACTCCGACGTCGTCTTCTCCATCGTCGGCTACCCCTCTGACGTTCGCGCCGTCCTTCTCGATCCCCACTCCGGCGCCCTCGCCGGCCTCCGCCCTGGCGGCATCCTTGTTGACATGACTACCTCGGAGCCCTCCCTCGCCGTCGAGATCGCGGCCGCGGCGTCCTCCAAATCCTGCCATTCCATCGACGCTCCCGTATCTGGCGGCGACCGCGGCGCCAAGAACGGAACCCTGGCAATCTTCACTGGAGGAGAGGAATCGGTGGTTAAGCGGCTCCAACCTCTGTTCTCGCTGATGGGGAAGGTGAACTACATGGGAGGAAGCGGAAAGGGGCAATTCGCGAAGCTGGCGAACCAGATTACGATAGCGTCGACGATGGTGGGGTTGGTGGAGGGGATGGTGTACGCGCACAAGGCTGGGCTGGACGTAGGGTTGTACCTGGATGCGATTTCTACCGGTGCGGCGGGTTCGAAGTCACTGGATTTGTACGGACAGAGGATATTGAAGAGGGATTTGGGGCCAGGGTTTTATGTGAACCACTTTGTGAAGGATTTAGGGATTTGCTTGAAGGAGTGCCAGAATATGGGTATCTCCCTGCCTGGTTTGGCTCTTGCTCAGCAGCTATATGTTTCTCTCAGGGCTCACGGTGAAGGCAATTTGGGCACCCAAGCTCTTATTTTGGTTCTCGAGAGGCTCAACAATGTTTCACTTGCACCTGCAATTGCTTCCTCTTAG